In a genomic window of Spirosoma agri:
- a CDS encoding sensor histidine kinase — protein sequence MKRIEQHIFLLVAILAVVSSVLCYWVLEQNAPGATDEQYMAAVQQRVKEEMRVSTNELARVAENLRKAPNATFASMSLPTQYPYFVFRNKPGQRGGPQLLYWSDYRFIPEYARIASVKYATLIDFEQGKYIVSRQRVRSGDDTLDVFSLVNVYRQYRNTNTYLQSGYNPSLFAIDPDSITNTRTNVYQAIYDNTPAYLFSVVPPKVDVFRNHSTPVNTVILAALGMIFLGLYVIQTLIRLRRRRRYELGFVWLAAYLVLLRVVMLYFGVPFLFVESDLFNAKFYASSIFVPSLGDLLLNALVVLILAYYWVNHYYRSRSYGQLIHLPDTTKKLISIACVVVSYLVFFVCYDELNNIYEKSQFTLDITLNIRFSPLKIVCLIVFVAISSIYFLLNHLLASLFLRFNRAVGVGLVWMLVGTLISTALVYVINQSVEPIIFLNGFYFLLIYVSRFPKALYTFRYKTSIYLFLTAFICAVTTAYVVYNQEIKKQLIREREFAMQLLAENDEFGEFLMSKAQESIMDDADIARLLRNDTLLVRERIQQRIKSVHLDKYFDKYDIDVSSYRANGQSLDISPNANTLPKLKARYRRPLYQTQYSGVYFVNEAGNQFIKQYICFIPIKRIGEGQSTTADTIGTIVLDLKLRSERPKSVYPELLVDAKFMQTPDTQEYSYAIFKGQTAGGTTHHRILYSAGSYNYDRKMPPALLDDPTLYSTGLIANGYQHVGQRGQDGRIVVVSSAEYPFQNVFSNFSFLYLLLVLTVLLVIVTYAAYYGFSRLSINYSTRIQILLNVAFFLPLLFVIVIILSVISSNYITNQENSYISNTRNIASNFETYLDEYLQGRRSKASMEEELRKIARDADIDINLFTTDGRLSTSTRPLMYEGGHLSKRINPEAYIHVIEEKENQKLLNESLGSKQYRTAYVGIKSYDGRLLGVLSIPYFYARPELDRQIIEVISSALSIFTGLFLFFLILSYFASNVLTKPLKLLTQKIRKTNLNQPNEPLPWRSDDEIGLLIREYNRMLVKLEESKLALAQNEKQSAWREMAKQVAHEIKNPLTPMKLTLQHLQRTLPGANGDENASRKANDPAMRRVIQRTFDSLLDQIDNLSDIATSFSDFAKMPLPKTEVFEVTGVINKAADLYADDKHISLQREIASGPVMVTGDRQLIGRILTNLIINGIQSVPSDRKPVLNLRLYTSDDDVRIEVHDNGAGIPEAIRKKVFLPNFSTKRGGSGLGLAIAKRGVEHAGGSIWFETNEGVGTSFFLSLPLAPQSVDEQAANQLANR from the coding sequence GTGAAGCGAATTGAACAACATATTTTTTTACTAGTCGCTATACTGGCTGTAGTCTCTTCGGTATTGTGCTATTGGGTTCTGGAGCAGAATGCGCCGGGAGCTACGGATGAGCAATACATGGCTGCCGTACAGCAACGGGTGAAGGAGGAAATGCGGGTCAGCACGAATGAATTAGCGCGTGTTGCCGAGAACCTTCGAAAAGCACCCAATGCTACGTTCGCCAGCATGAGCCTGCCAACTCAATATCCGTACTTCGTTTTTCGCAACAAGCCGGGTCAGCGGGGAGGGCCACAGCTGTTGTACTGGTCCGACTACCGATTTATTCCGGAGTACGCCCGCATTGCTTCCGTCAAATACGCGACGTTAATTGATTTTGAGCAGGGCAAATATATTGTCAGTCGTCAGCGCGTACGCAGTGGAGACGATACGCTGGACGTATTCTCGCTGGTGAACGTTTATCGGCAGTATCGCAACACCAATACGTACCTGCAATCGGGTTACAATCCCAGCTTGTTTGCTATTGACCCTGACTCGATCACCAACACCAGAACCAACGTTTACCAGGCTATTTACGATAATACGCCGGCTTATCTGTTTTCGGTGGTGCCTCCTAAGGTCGATGTGTTTCGGAATCATTCGACGCCCGTCAATACCGTAATTCTGGCTGCGCTGGGCATGATTTTTCTGGGCTTGTATGTCATTCAGACGCTGATCAGGCTCCGTCGGCGCCGACGTTACGAGCTGGGATTCGTCTGGCTGGCTGCTTATCTGGTCCTGCTACGGGTCGTGATGCTGTATTTCGGTGTGCCCTTCTTATTTGTCGAATCCGATCTATTCAATGCCAAATTTTACGCGTCGTCGATCTTCGTACCGTCGCTGGGCGATTTGCTGCTGAATGCCCTGGTTGTTCTGATTCTGGCCTACTATTGGGTCAATCATTACTACCGCTCCCGATCGTATGGCCAGCTTATCCACTTGCCGGATACTACAAAAAAATTGATTTCCATTGCCTGCGTGGTCGTCAGTTATCTGGTCTTCTTTGTTTGTTACGACGAGCTGAACAATATTTACGAGAAGTCACAATTCACGCTCGACATTACGCTCAACATCCGATTTTCTCCGTTAAAGATCGTTTGCCTGATTGTCTTCGTTGCCATTTCGTCCATCTACTTCCTGCTGAATCATCTGCTGGCCAGCCTTTTTTTGCGCTTCAATCGCGCTGTGGGCGTTGGCCTGGTGTGGATGTTGGTGGGCACACTAATTTCGACGGCTTTAGTATACGTAATCAACCAGTCCGTTGAGCCGATCATCTTCCTGAACGGATTCTACTTTCTATTGATTTACGTAAGTCGTTTTCCCAAGGCACTCTACACATTCCGGTATAAAACCTCTATCTATCTGTTCCTGACTGCCTTCATCTGCGCGGTCACGACGGCCTATGTCGTTTATAATCAGGAGATAAAAAAGCAGCTGATTCGTGAACGGGAGTTTGCCATGCAGCTATTGGCCGAAAATGATGAGTTTGGCGAATTCCTGATGAGTAAGGCGCAGGAGTCGATTATGGACGATGCCGATATTGCCCGCTTATTACGGAACGATACCCTATTGGTTCGCGAGCGTATTCAGCAGCGCATAAAAAGTGTTCATCTGGACAAATATTTCGATAAATACGACATCGATGTATCGTCGTACCGGGCTAACGGTCAGTCGCTCGATATTAGCCCGAACGCCAATACGTTGCCCAAGTTGAAGGCCCGGTACCGTCGGCCACTGTATCAGACGCAATATTCTGGCGTGTATTTTGTGAACGAAGCGGGGAATCAGTTTATCAAACAGTATATCTGCTTCATTCCTATCAAACGGATCGGCGAGGGACAGTCGACCACTGCCGACACAATCGGGACTATTGTGCTTGATCTCAAACTGCGCAGCGAACGGCCCAAAAGCGTTTATCCTGAACTGCTGGTCGATGCAAAATTTATGCAGACTCCTGATACGCAGGAGTATAGCTATGCCATTTTCAAAGGGCAAACGGCCGGAGGAACCACCCACCATCGAATCCTATACAGCGCGGGTAGTTACAATTATGACCGCAAAATGCCGCCTGCCCTGCTGGACGATCCAACTCTCTACAGTACGGGCCTCATCGCCAACGGGTATCAGCATGTTGGTCAGCGCGGGCAGGACGGGCGTATCGTAGTCGTTTCCTCGGCTGAATATCCCTTCCAGAACGTCTTTTCCAACTTCTCCTTTCTCTACCTGTTGCTTGTCCTGACCGTCCTGCTTGTTATCGTTACCTATGCCGCTTATTACGGATTCTCGCGCCTGAGCATAAATTATTCCACGCGGATTCAGATTCTGCTGAACGTCGCGTTTTTCCTGCCGCTGCTGTTCGTAATCGTCATTATTTTGAGCGTAATCAGTTCGAACTACATCACGAATCAGGAAAATTCGTACATCAGTAACACCCGGAACATAGCCTCCAATTTTGAAACATACCTCGATGAGTATTTACAGGGTAGGCGAAGTAAAGCGTCGATGGAGGAAGAGTTGCGCAAAATTGCCCGCGACGCCGATATCGATATCAACCTGTTCACGACAGATGGCCGGTTGAGCACCTCGACGCGCCCATTGATGTATGAGGGTGGGCACCTGTCTAAACGGATCAATCCGGAGGCCTACATCCATGTTATAGAGGAAAAAGAAAACCAGAAACTGCTAAACGAATCGCTGGGGAGCAAACAGTACCGAACAGCGTATGTAGGTATTAAATCCTACGACGGGCGGCTGCTGGGCGTATTGAGCATTCCCTATTTCTACGCCCGCCCCGAACTCGACCGGCAGATCATCGAAGTCATCTCGTCGGCGTTGAGCATTTTTACAGGTTTGTTTTTGTTCTTCCTGATCCTGTCCTACTTCGCGTCGAACGTGCTGACCAAACCACTTAAGTTACTGACGCAGAAGATCCGAAAAACGAATTTGAACCAGCCCAATGAGCCGCTGCCGTGGCGTTCGGACGATGAAATTGGCTTACTTATCCGTGAGTACAACCGAATGCTGGTCAAACTGGAAGAGAGTAAGCTGGCACTGGCGCAGAATGAGAAGCAGTCTGCCTGGCGCGAAATGGCCAAGCAGGTGGCTCACGAAATCAAGAATCCGCTCACCCCCATGAAGCTCACGTTGCAGCACTTGCAGCGAACACTTCCGGGTGCCAATGGTGACGAGAATGCATCGAGAAAAGCCAATGATCCGGCCATGCGACGGGTCATTCAGCGGACGTTCGATTCGCTCCTCGATCAGATTGATAACCTGAGCGATATTGCCACCTCGTTCTCTGATTTTGCTAAAATGCCGTTACCGAAGACCGAGGTATTCGAGGTGACCGGTGTTATCAACAAGGCCGCTGATCTGTACGCCGACGATAAGCATATTAGCCTACAGCGGGAAATTGCGTCCGGTCCGGTCATGGTTACGGGCGACCGCCAGCTTATCGGTCGTATTCTAACTAATCTGATAATCAATGGCATTCAGTCCGTTCCGTCCGATCGTAAACCCGTGCTCAATCTACGACTCTACACCAGCGACGATGACGTTCGGATCGAGGTGCACGACAATGGCGCTGGCATTCCGGAAGCGATTCGCAAAAAAGTTTTTCTCCCCAATTTTAGTACCAAGCGGGGCGGATCAGGATTAGGGTTAGCGATTGCCAAACGTGGGGTCGAACATGCGGGCGGATCGATCTGGTTTGAAACGAATGAAGGGGTTGGCACTTCTTTCTTCCTTTCATTGCCCCTGGCCCCCCAATCGGTCGATGAACAGGCTGCAAACCAACTGGCCAACCGCTAA
- a CDS encoding HNH endonuclease, with the protein MTEKKNQSFWNEKWVPILFDGVVNPPRYDVSNYGRLRSFQGARPDSSGNVSGTIIKGSVIQGYRSLNIRTDGKTLNRYVHKLVAEQFLARQQEDQTFVIHLDHDKQNNYYQNLQWVSKNEMIEHNRNNPNILNRPMPRPTRNYKLTETKVKIIKKLLRNDKNRLKMIAKQFGITHTQLNRIRSGENWKHVTIDGD; encoded by the coding sequence ATGACGGAGAAAAAAAATCAGAGTTTCTGGAACGAGAAGTGGGTACCCATTCTATTCGACGGTGTTGTAAACCCACCTCGTTATGACGTGTCAAATTACGGGCGCCTGCGTAGCTTCCAGGGCGCGCGTCCCGATAGTTCAGGCAATGTGTCTGGAACAATTATCAAAGGATCTGTCATTCAGGGGTATCGCTCGTTGAACATCCGAACCGACGGAAAAACGCTGAATCGCTATGTGCATAAGCTGGTTGCCGAACAGTTTCTTGCCCGTCAGCAGGAGGACCAGACGTTTGTGATTCACCTTGATCACGACAAACAGAACAATTACTACCAGAACCTGCAATGGGTCAGTAAAAATGAGATGATCGAGCATAATCGGAACAATCCGAATATTCTGAATCGTCCGATGCCGCGCCCAACCCGAAACTACAAGCTAACGGAAACCAAGGTCAAAATCATCAAGAAACTGCTCCGGAACGATAAAAATCGACTCAAAATGATCGCCAAGCAATTTGGCATCACCCACACGCAACTCAATCGAATTCGATCGGGCGAGAACTGGAAACACGTGACGATCGACGGCGATTAA
- a CDS encoding CoA-binding protein — protein MEVKQKKTVVIGASENPERYAYRAAHSLLRHGHDIALVGVRQGAIQGHPIQTGQPVLTDVDTVTLYVGPRNQPVLYEYIKAMKPKRVIFNPGTENPDFEKQLRAEGIEPIEACTLVMLSIGQY, from the coding sequence ATGGAGGTAAAGCAAAAGAAAACAGTCGTAATCGGCGCGTCTGAAAATCCCGAGCGGTACGCGTACCGGGCTGCTCATAGCCTTTTACGGCACGGCCATGACATAGCGTTGGTTGGTGTGCGGCAGGGTGCTATTCAGGGACATCCTATTCAGACAGGGCAACCTGTTCTGACTGATGTCGATACCGTCACGTTGTACGTAGGGCCGCGTAATCAGCCGGTTCTCTACGAGTACATCAAAGCGATGAAGCCCAAGCGGGTCATTTTTAACCCTGGAACGGAAAATCCGGATTTTGAGAAGCAGTTACGGGCAGAAGGCATCGAGCCTATTGAAGCTTGTACCTTAGTGATGTTGTCGATTGGGCAATATTAG
- a CDS encoding 3-oxoacyl-ACP synthase III family protein translates to MTTTYSRITGLGFYVPDNIVTNDDLTQYMETSDAWIQERTGIKQRRFFTYGKETNSSMATAAARMALDRAGLDAKAVDLIVYATLSPDYYFPGSAFLMQRELGLEGTAVIDIRQQCSGFVYALSIADQFIKSGMYKTALVIGSEIQSTFLDKTTEGRGIAVIFGDGAGAAVVQATTDPEHRILSTHLHADGRYAEELYLKDPGSSRPDHFITADTATSGGSRVVMNGNTVFKHAVVRFMEVINEGLNANGYTHEDLDLLVPHQANIRISGYVQQQMNLPDEKVFNNIQKYGNTTAASIPIALTEAFEQGKIKSGDLVCLAAFGSGFTWASALIKW, encoded by the coding sequence ATGACTACGACTTATTCTAGGATTACTGGGCTGGGCTTTTACGTACCAGACAACATTGTCACGAACGACGACCTGACTCAGTATATGGAAACCTCCGACGCCTGGATTCAGGAACGAACGGGGATCAAACAACGGCGTTTTTTTACCTATGGAAAAGAGACTAATTCCAGCATGGCGACCGCAGCCGCGCGAATGGCTCTCGACCGCGCCGGGCTGGATGCGAAAGCCGTTGATCTGATCGTGTACGCTACCTTATCGCCGGATTATTACTTTCCTGGGTCAGCGTTTCTGATGCAGCGTGAACTGGGACTCGAAGGTACAGCTGTCATCGACATTCGGCAGCAATGCTCCGGTTTTGTGTACGCTCTATCCATCGCCGATCAGTTCATCAAGTCAGGCATGTATAAAACGGCGCTCGTCATTGGATCGGAAATACAATCGACGTTTCTGGACAAGACAACCGAAGGTCGTGGTATTGCCGTTATTTTCGGTGATGGTGCGGGCGCGGCTGTTGTTCAGGCTACTACTGACCCGGAGCATCGTATTTTGTCAACGCACCTGCACGCTGATGGGCGCTATGCCGAAGAGTTGTACCTGAAAGACCCCGGTAGCAGCCGCCCTGATCATTTTATCACGGCCGATACGGCAACATCGGGCGGTAGCCGCGTTGTTATGAACGGAAACACGGTGTTCAAACACGCGGTCGTGCGCTTCATGGAAGTGATCAACGAAGGTCTCAATGCAAATGGGTATACGCACGAGGATTTAGATCTGCTCGTGCCCCACCAGGCCAACATCCGCATTTCAGGCTATGTGCAGCAGCAGATGAATCTGCCTGATGAGAAGGTATTTAACAACATTCAGAAGTACGGTAACACGACGGCGGCCTCTATTCCCATCGCGCTAACCGAAGCCTTTGAACAGGGCAAGATAAAATCCGGTGATTTGGTTTGCCTGGCCGCATTTGGTAGTGGATTCACCTGGGCATCGGCACTCATCAAATGGTAG
- the purS gene encoding phosphoribosylformylglycinamidine synthase subunit PurS, with the protein MKYVAKINIMTRSEILDPQGKAVKLGLHNLQMDSIDNVRIGKHIRLEVDADSQEKAHETVDAACRQLLANLIMEEYSFDLQPA; encoded by the coding sequence ATGAAATACGTCGCTAAAATCAACATCATGACCCGGTCGGAAATACTTGATCCTCAAGGCAAAGCCGTCAAACTGGGTCTTCATAATCTTCAGATGGACAGCATTGACAACGTCCGTATCGGAAAACATATCCGGCTCGAAGTAGACGCCGACAGCCAGGAAAAAGCCCACGAAACAGTCGATGCAGCCTGCCGTCAACTGCTGGCCAACCTGATCATGGAAGAATATTCATTCGACCTACAGCCCGCTTAA
- the pssA gene encoding CDP-diacylglycerol--serine O-phosphatidyltransferase, which yields MKPFLKHLPNAMTCGNLLCGCIGVVMALRGHLDTAAWLIGLAALLDFGDGFVARMVHVSGPFGKELDSLADVVTFGVLPATIVFQLCWFQGLGTISYGAFLIAVLSALRLANFNIDTRQSESFIGLPVPANAMLLAAFPLMGHYQPQYDTIWQNDIAMGMMIAFSFMLVSEVPLFALKFKSFGWTENRIKYSFLIASTLLLLFLQFAAIPLIILLYIVVSLFSKERTSEQANG from the coding sequence TTGAAACCTTTTCTCAAACATCTTCCCAACGCCATGACCTGCGGCAATTTGCTGTGTGGATGCATAGGCGTGGTGATGGCCTTACGCGGGCATTTGGACACGGCTGCGTGGCTGATCGGTCTAGCGGCTCTACTCGACTTCGGCGATGGTTTTGTCGCCCGCATGGTGCACGTGTCGGGACCATTCGGCAAAGAACTGGACTCCCTGGCCGATGTCGTTACATTTGGCGTATTGCCGGCTACGATCGTCTTTCAGCTGTGCTGGTTTCAGGGGTTGGGGACAATCTCATACGGTGCTTTTCTGATTGCTGTATTGTCGGCACTGCGACTGGCAAATTTTAACATCGACACCCGGCAGTCGGAATCCTTTATTGGCTTGCCCGTACCGGCGAATGCGATGCTGCTTGCCGCCTTTCCGCTTATGGGTCACTACCAGCCACAATACGACACGATCTGGCAAAATGACATTGCAATGGGCATGATGATTGCCTTTTCGTTCATGCTTGTCTCGGAAGTACCGTTGTTTGCGCTAAAATTCAAGTCGTTCGGCTGGACCGAAAATCGGATTAAATATAGTTTTCTGATCGCTTCCACGCTACTCTTGTTATTTTTGCAGTTTGCAGCGATCCCGCTGATTATTCTACTTTATATTGTTGTTTCACTTTTTTCTAAGGAGCGAACGAGCGAACAAGCGAACGGGTAA
- a CDS encoding MBL fold metallo-hydrolase, whose product MIQAFEFSPFSENTYVIADDATGEAVIIDPGCYDQAEKEALGRFVDSHNLTVKYLLLTHAHLDHVFGVAYVKRKFGVDAYLHELDRVIYNDVPTRCALYGLRGYEPAEIDKYLKEGDQFTFGTTTLDVVFVPGHAPGHVAFINHKDRYVIGGDVLFKGSVGRTDLPYCNHADLVNSIRTQFYTLPDDYVVYAGHMASTTIGQEKRTNPFVQGASTQER is encoded by the coding sequence ATGATCCAGGCCTTCGAATTTTCTCCCTTCAGCGAAAATACCTATGTTATTGCCGACGACGCGACCGGCGAAGCAGTTATCATCGATCCCGGTTGTTATGATCAGGCCGAAAAGGAAGCGTTAGGGCGATTCGTCGACTCCCATAACTTAACGGTCAAGTACCTGCTCCTTACCCATGCTCACCTCGATCATGTATTTGGTGTGGCTTACGTCAAACGAAAGTTTGGGGTAGACGCTTATCTGCACGAGCTGGATAGGGTGATTTACAACGATGTACCGACCCGTTGCGCGTTATACGGCCTGCGGGGGTATGAGCCTGCTGAGATCGACAAATACCTGAAGGAGGGCGATCAATTTACGTTTGGTACCACAACGCTCGATGTTGTTTTTGTGCCGGGTCATGCGCCGGGTCACGTCGCCTTCATTAATCACAAAGATCGGTATGTGATTGGTGGCGATGTGCTGTTCAAGGGAAGCGTGGGCCGGACCGATCTCCCCTACTGTAACCACGCCGATCTCGTCAACAGCATCCGAACCCAGTTTTATACGCTGCCCGACGATTACGTTGTCTACGCTGGTCATATGGCGTCAACGACGATCGGGCAGGAAAAGCGCACAAATCCGTTTGTTCAGGGAGCATCCACTCAAGAGCGATGA
- a CDS encoding SAM-dependent methyltransferase — protein sequence MPTLYLIPTLLADDTTEQVLPAYHKAIIERTDAYFVENVRSARRFISGLKTSRVIDETTFFDLDKDTPPVDTRRQIQELTERKRNAGVLSEAGCPGVADPGSVVVGMAHALGWRVEPLVGPSSILLALMASGMSGQSFVFHGYLPIERQDRARAVRHLEKEAQLRQQTQIFMETPYRNDALFAEVIANCEPNTRLCVACNVTAPDAFIRTRTIREWKTQVPDLRKKPTVFLLL from the coding sequence ATGCCAACGCTCTATCTCATTCCTACCCTACTGGCCGACGACACAACCGAACAGGTCCTGCCGGCTTATCACAAAGCTATCATTGAACGAACCGACGCCTATTTTGTCGAGAACGTACGGTCAGCCCGGCGATTCATCAGTGGCCTGAAAACATCGCGCGTTATCGATGAGACAACCTTTTTTGACCTTGACAAAGACACGCCCCCCGTTGATACCCGCCGACAGATTCAGGAACTGACCGAACGAAAACGCAACGCGGGCGTCTTGTCGGAAGCGGGTTGTCCGGGCGTCGCCGATCCGGGTTCGGTGGTGGTGGGTATGGCCCATGCGCTGGGCTGGCGAGTCGAACCGCTTGTTGGTCCGTCATCTATCTTACTAGCCCTTATGGCATCCGGCATGAGTGGTCAGTCATTTGTCTTTCATGGCTACTTACCCATTGAGCGGCAGGACCGCGCCCGTGCCGTTCGCCATCTCGAAAAAGAAGCACAGTTACGGCAGCAAACCCAGATTTTTATGGAAACGCCCTACCGGAATGATGCGCTTTTTGCGGAGGTTATCGCCAACTGCGAACCAAACACCCGCCTGTGCGTAGCCTGCAACGTGACTGCACCCGACGCCTTCATCCGCACCCGAACCATTCGCGAGTGGAAAACACAGGTCCCTGATTTGCGCAAAAAACCAACCGTATTTCTACTTTTGTGA
- a CDS encoding alpha/beta fold hydrolase has protein sequence MKLFFRQTGETGPAIVILHGVFGSSDNWLTNSKSIAALGYRVFALDQRNHGQSPRADEHDYQTMASDLREFLIDHQLENPILVGHSMGGKAVMQYAMTYPGTFEKLVIVDIAPKFYPVHHDELVRGLNAIDLDSLKSRNEADALLSTYEPILTVRQFLLKNLYRDEQGKFAWRLNLPVIERELEGIGQELTNPRIVNEPTLFIRGSKSPYIQDDDIPVIERLFPNVTFAVIQDAGHWVQAEKPVEFVDALMSFLNQ, from the coding sequence ATGAAATTATTCTTCCGACAAACGGGCGAAACCGGTCCGGCAATTGTCATTCTTCATGGTGTTTTTGGGTCATCAGACAACTGGCTGACCAACAGCAAGTCGATTGCTGCGCTGGGCTATCGCGTTTTTGCCCTCGATCAACGGAACCACGGCCAATCACCCCGCGCCGATGAGCACGATTACCAGACAATGGCGTCCGATCTGCGCGAATTTCTAATCGATCATCAACTAGAAAATCCCATTCTGGTCGGTCACTCGATGGGCGGTAAAGCGGTTATGCAGTATGCGATGACCTATCCGGGCACGTTCGAAAAACTTGTTATCGTTGATATTGCACCCAAATTTTATCCCGTTCACCATGACGAACTGGTACGTGGTCTGAACGCGATCGACCTAGACAGTCTTAAAAGCCGCAACGAGGCCGACGCCCTGTTGAGTACCTACGAACCCATATTGACGGTTCGGCAGTTTCTACTCAAAAACCTGTACCGGGACGAACAGGGCAAGTTTGCGTGGCGGTTAAACCTGCCGGTCATCGAGCGCGAACTAGAAGGTATCGGCCAAGAACTCACAAATCCACGGATTGTCAACGAACCCACGCTGTTCATTCGGGGCAGCAAATCGCCTTATATCCAAGACGACGATATTCCGGTGATTGAGCGCCTTTTCCCGAATGTTACATTCGCGGTCATTCAGGATGCCGGACACTGGGTGCAGGCCGAAAAGCCAGTGGAATTCGTGGATGCGCTCATGTCTTTTCTTAACCAGTAA
- the selD gene encoding selenide, water dikinase SelD, with product MTPTETIPVKLTQYSHGAGCGCKISPKILDQILHSRTVGPGTGVDNQPIDQPQYPTLLVGNDSRDDAAVLDLGNGEAIISTTDFFMPIVDDAFDFGRIASANAISDVYAMGGEPIMAIAILGWPLDKLPPEVAGQVLEGSRAICREAGIPLAGGHSIDSPEPIFGLAVTGRVRIDHLKQNNTATEGCRLYLTKPLGVGILTTAQKKGILKPEHATLAPTQMAKLNSFGAVLGRLPYVKALTDVTGFGLLGHLTEMAEGSGLSAVISFTDVPTLPFVDDYLAQKSFPGGTVRNWDSYGHKITKLTEHQRYILADPQTSGGLLIAVEPNSTAEFERVASENGFSLQSFGELVNQREKVVYVN from the coding sequence ATGACGCCAACCGAAACAATTCCTGTTAAACTCACTCAGTATAGTCACGGTGCGGGTTGTGGCTGCAAGATTTCGCCCAAAATCCTGGACCAGATTCTGCACAGTCGAACAGTTGGGCCCGGCACGGGAGTCGACAACCAACCGATTGACCAGCCACAGTACCCAACCCTTCTCGTTGGCAATGACTCCCGCGACGATGCCGCCGTTCTTGACCTCGGCAATGGGGAAGCCATTATAAGCACAACCGATTTCTTTATGCCGATCGTTGACGACGCCTTCGATTTTGGGCGGATCGCATCGGCCAATGCCATCAGTGATGTATATGCCATGGGCGGTGAGCCAATTATGGCTATTGCTATTCTGGGATGGCCACTGGACAAACTGCCGCCCGAGGTAGCGGGTCAGGTGCTTGAGGGGTCTCGTGCCATTTGTCGGGAAGCGGGGATTCCGCTCGCGGGTGGTCATAGTATCGACTCGCCGGAACCCATTTTTGGCCTTGCCGTTACGGGCCGGGTTCGCATCGATCATCTTAAACAGAACAATACGGCCACCGAGGGGTGTCGGCTATACCTGACGAAACCGCTTGGCGTTGGTATTCTGACAACGGCCCAGAAAAAAGGGATTCTGAAACCCGAACATGCCACGCTGGCACCTACGCAAATGGCAAAGTTGAACAGCTTCGGGGCTGTTTTGGGCAGGTTGCCGTACGTCAAGGCGCTGACTGATGTTACGGGCTTCGGTTTGTTGGGGCATCTTACCGAAATGGCCGAAGGGTCTGGATTAAGTGCCGTCATTTCGTTTACCGATGTGCCAACCCTACCCTTTGTGGACGATTATCTGGCTCAAAAAAGCTTTCCGGGCGGTACGGTCCGAAACTGGGATAGTTACGGGCACAAGATCACCAAATTGACCGAACATCAACGCTATATTCTGGCTGATCCGCAAACGTCAGGCGGGTTGCTCATTGCCGTTGAGCCAAACAGTACAGCCGAGTTTGAGCGGGTTGCCAGTGAAAACGGTTTCTCGCTCCAATCCTTTGGCGAACTGGTTAACCAGCGGGAAAAAGTAGTTTATGTAAACTGA